CTCGGCCGTAAGACCGGCATCGAGACGCCAGTCATCGGGCGCGATGCCGTCGTAGATGCAGCGGTGGCGCTGGCCTCGAACGACCCGGAGGACTCCGACGTGAACGTCCTCTTCGAGGGCGTCCACATCTACGACGACATCACCGACGAACCGGTCGAAGTCGCGGCCGTCACCGGTGTCGACGGGAGCGACGTGGCCGCCAACCGGGCGGTCGGCGAGGAGGTCGATACCGTTCTCGCGTCGCTGGCGGCCAGCGAGGACGTGCGGGCGCTCATCGTCACCGACGGCGCACAGGACGAATCGGTGGTCCCTGTCATCCGCTCGCGGGTCCGTATCGACGGCGTCCGCCGCGTCGTCGTCCGCCAGGCCCAGAACCTCGAATCGATGTACTACACCATCAAGCAGGTGCTCGACGACCCGGAGACCCGCGGCACAATTTTGGTTCCGCTCGGTATCCTCCTGCTCATCTACCCGCTGACAATCGCCATCGAGGCGCTGGGCTACCCCGGCTCCGCGCTGGGTGTCATCTCTGGCCTGCTTGGACTCTACATCCTCGCCCGGGGCCTCGGCGCTGAGAAGATACTGGACGAAGCGGTCGAGCGGACGACGTCCGGACTGTACGCCGGGCGCGTGACGATCATCACCTACGTCGTCGCGGCCGCGCTGCTCGCTATCGGCGGCGTCAGCGGCGTTCAGGAACTCGAACGCCAGACCGACCCCGACGCTCTGGAAGTCATCGCGTCGCTGGTTTCGGGAGCGATCCAGTGGTTCGCCGCCGCCGGCATCACCTCCAGCCTCGGCCGCGTGACCGACGAGTACCTCGACGGGAGCTTCCGCTGGCGGTATCTCAACGCCCCCTTCTACGTCCTGTCGATTGCCGCCGTGTTGCACGCCGTCAGCGCCTTCTTCCTCGGGATTCGGGATCTGGAGTACCTTGCGGTGATGCTCACCGGCGGGACCCTGCTTGGTCTGGTCAGCACGCTGGCCTTCGCCGTCGCGGAGGCCCGCTTCGACCACCCCGAACAGCACAATCAAGGCCCCGGCGGTCCCTCGTCCGAGTGATGTACGTCTCCCGTGCCGTCGAGAGCCTGCGTGCGGACCCAATCGAAGGCGAGCCTGTCGAGTTGCTTCTCGAAACGGCTGAGGATGCTGACCCCGACCGTGTCGCCGCGGCCGTGGCGGCCGCCGGCGCGACCGTCGAGCGCCACCTCCAGTTCGACGACCTGCTGGTCTCGACCACGCAGGACGAAATCGACGCCCTCTGTGAGCTGGACGGGCTGACCGCGATTCAGACCGGGAACGTCAACGCCATTACGACGGCTGATGACGTCGAAGAAGACCTCGACCACGGTGACTGACCGGCGATCGCGTTCCGCATTTCTTTTGTCACTACCGGAAGTACACGACAGCGAGGGCACGTAGCTCAGTCCGGATAGAGCGTCGGACTTCTATCTCCGCTGGCGCTGCCATCGGGGGAAGATATCCGACGGTCGTGGGTTCGAATCCCACCGTGCCCGTGAAGCCGCTGAACGATAGTGAAGCGTGCTGAACCGCAGCACGCAGGGGGATTCGAATCACGCCAGACCGAACGAAGTGAGGCCTGGCCTCGGGTGAGAATCCCACCATCCCGCCATCTCCGAATAAAAGCAACGTAGACAGCCACGCTACACGCCGAGGAGTCACATTCTCAAAACAACCAAGCGCGCCATCGGTCGCATTCCAGCGTCCCCCACAGTTCGCTGCCGGCTGACCGCTCTGAAAATGCCTGTCACCGCCCGTATGTCTCACCAGAACCAGTCTTTAGAATGTCGCAGTGAAGGGTGCACTACTGCCAATACCTAGTCGGCTCGCATGACCTGTCAGAGGC
The genomic region above belongs to Haloarcula hispanica ATCC 33960 and contains:
- a CDS encoding DUF373 family protein, which produces MLLVLCIDLDDDLGRKTGIETPVIGRDAVVDAAVALASNDPEDSDVNVLFEGVHIYDDITDEPVEVAAVTGVDGSDVAANRAVGEEVDTVLASLAASEDVRALIVTDGAQDESVVPVIRSRVRIDGVRRVVVRQAQNLESMYYTIKQVLDDPETRGTILVPLGILLLIYPLTIAIEALGYPGSALGVISGLLGLYILARGLGAEKILDEAVERTTSGLYAGRVTIITYVVAAALLAIGGVSGVQELERQTDPDALEVIASLVSGAIQWFAAAGITSSLGRVTDEYLDGSFRWRYLNAPFYVLSIAAVLHAVSAFFLGIRDLEYLAVMLTGGTLLGLVSTLAFAVAEARFDHPEQHNQGPGGPSSE